A section of the Penaeus chinensis breed Huanghai No. 1 chromosome 17, ASM1920278v2, whole genome shotgun sequence genome encodes:
- the LOC125034072 gene encoding sporozoite surface protein 2-like, translated as MAYRSVEHESTGYTPSQMMYGREMRLPESGGHELYMLIDFGSIMDQASLPGRSKERLEPADEPPPEVKKEKEWSSGVLADGGGQDGKAYKEECLVSSPDRVSEALQLATSMEAHPREPLEPREPPEPPRAPESPATPESPKSPESPESPESPQSLESPREAPRAPESPESPESLESLESLTSPESPQSLESPREPNEPREPPEPPEHPRAPRAPRASRASRAPRAPRAPRAPRAPESLESPESPQSLESPREPREPPRASRAPRAPRAPRAPESLASPESPESPQSTREPREPREPREPREPREPREPREPREPREPPEHPRASRAPRAPRASRAPESLASPREPREPREPREPPEHPRASRAPRAPRAPRAPESLASPESPESLESPESPESLESLESPESPQSTREPREPREPREPLRAPRSPESPEIPREPPRALESTESPESPESPQEPRDPPRAPESLESLESPESPQSTREPREPREPPRAPRSPESPEKPRDPPRAPESPREPREPSRAPRAP; from the exons ATGGCTTACAGGTCTGTAGAGCATGAGTCTACTGGATACACTCCATCTCAAATGATGTATGGAAGGGAAATGCGCCTACCT GAAAGTGGAGGTCACGAGTTGTACATGCTGATCGACTTTGGAAGTATTATGGACCAGGCAAGTTTGCCTGGCAGGAGCAAGGAAAGACTAGAACCAGCGGACGAGCCACCTCCAGAggtcaaaaaggaaaaagaatggtcATCAGGTGTGCTGGCTGATGGTGGTGGTCAGGATGGTAAGGCATATAAAGAAGAATGCCTGGTGTCTAGTCCTGATAGGGTTTCTGAGGCGCTCCAACTTGCAACATCTATGGAGGCCCAT CCTCGAGAGCCCCTAGAGCCCCGAGAGCCCCCAGAGCCCCCGAGAGCCCCCGAGAGCCCCGCAACCCCCGAGAGCCCCAAAAGCCCCGAGAGCCCCGAAAGCCCCGAGAGCCCCCAGAGCCTCGAGAGCCCCCGAGA AGCCCCCAGAGCACCCGAGAGCCCCGAGAGCCCCGAGAGCCTCGAGAGCCTCGAGAGCCTAACGAGCCCCGAGAGCCCCCAGAGCCTCGAGAGCCCCCGAGAGCCTAACGAGCCCCGAGAGCCCCCAGAGCCCCCAGAGCACCCGAGAGCCCCGAGAGCCCCGAGAGCCTCGAGAGCCTCGAGAGCCCCGAGAGCCCCGAGAGCCCCGAGAGCCCCCAGAGCACCCGAGAGCCTCGAGAGCCCCGAGAGCCCCCAGAGCCTCGAGAGCCCCCGAGAGCCTCGCGAGCCCCCGAGAGCCTCGCGAGCCCCGAGAGCCCCGAGAGCCCCCAGAGCACCCGAGAGCCTCGCGAGCCCCGAGAGCCCCGAGAGCCCCCAGAGCACCCGAGAGCCTCGCGAGCCCCGAGAGCCCCGAGAGCCTCGAGAGCCCCGAGAGCCCCGAGAGCCTCGAGAGCCTCGAGAGCCCCGAGAGCCCCCAGAGCACCCGAGAGCCTCGAGAGCCCCGAGAGCCCCCAGAGCCTCGAGAGCCCCCGAGAGCCTCGCGAGCCCCCGAGAGCCTCGCGAGCCCCGAGAGCCCCGAGAGCCCCCAGAGCACCCGAGAGCCTCGCGAGCCCCGAGAGCCCCGAGAGCCCCCAGAGCACCCGAGAGCCTCGCGAGCCCCGAGAGCCCCGAGAGCCTCGAGAGCCCCGAGAGCCCCGAGAGCCTCGAGAGCCTCGAGAGCCCCGAGAGCCCCCAGAGCACCCGAGAGCCGCGAGAGCCCCGAGAGCCCCGAGAGCCCTTGAGAGCCCCGAGATCCCCCGAGAGCCCCGAGATCCCCCGAGAGCCCCCGAGAGCCCTCGAGAGCACCGAGAGCCCCGAGAGCCCCGAGAGCCCCCAAGAGCCCCGAGATCCCCCGAGAGCCCCCGAGAGCCTCGAGAGCCTCGAGAGCCCCGAGAGCCCCCAGAGCACCCGAGAGCCGCGAGAGCCCCGAGAGCCCCCGAGAGCCCCGAGATCCCCCGAGAGCCCCGAGA AGCCCCGAGATCCCCCGAGAGCCCCCGAGAGCCCCCGAGAGCCCCGAGA